A window of the Vigna angularis cultivar LongXiaoDou No.4 chromosome 3, ASM1680809v1, whole genome shotgun sequence genome harbors these coding sequences:
- the LOC108324333 gene encoding uncharacterized protein LOC108324333 isoform X1, with the protein MAKISVATALRTLFTVGGLLMLATLLYTLFTDGLPFRKELLTPWMGATLVDFYINVVALGIWVAYKESNLISSILWIILLVCLGSIATSAYIVVQFLKLSSQESSQDPMYYVLLRHPNKNGTAPQRKHFSVMTLRILFSILGVVMLGTLVYTLVTDGSPFRMELFTPWLIATLIDFYINVVALAVWVAYKESSWVSAVVWIILLICFGSITTCFYIAWQLFQISAQDPAYLVLVHHGDRSENKYKGISGETT; encoded by the exons ATGGCGAAAATTTCAGTGGCAACCGCTTTGAGAACTCTCTTCACTGTTGGGGGACTTCTCATGCTTGCTACCCTTCTTTACACTCTCTTCACCGATGGTCTTCCGTTTCGTAAAGAACTTCTCACACC GTGGATGGGAGCAACTTTGGTTGATTTCTATATCAACGTTGTAGCTTTGGGT ATCTGGGTTGCTTACAAGGAATCAAACTTGATTAGCTCAATTCTGTggattattttacttgtttgCCTTGGAAG CATCGCTACATCTGCCTATATTGTCGTGCAATTTTTGAAGCTGTCATCTCAAGAATCTTCACAGGATCCAATGTATTATGTTCTGTTGCGACATCCGAACAA GAATGGCACAGCACCACAGAGAAAGCATTTTTCGGTCATGACCCTTAGAATACTTTTCAGCATTTTGGGGGTTGTCATGCTTGGAACTTTGGTGTACACTCTTGTCACTGATGGTTCTCCTTTCCGAATGGAGCTTTTTACTCC GTGGTTGATAGCAACACTAATTGACTTCTACATCAATGTGGTGGCTCTAGCA GTCTGGGTTGCCTACAAAGAATCCAGTTGGGTTTCTGCAGTCGTCTGGATAATTCTATTAATATGTTTTGGCAG CATTACTACTTGCTTCTACATCGCATGGCAGCTGTTTCAGATATCTGCTCAAGATCCTGCTTACCTTGTTTTAGTGCATCATGGGGACAG gtCAGAAAACAAATATAAGGGGATTTCTGGTGAGACAACATAG
- the LOC108324733 gene encoding uncharacterized protein LOC108324733 — MDEYHYGMDSEINCTMQSEFSSFINEVAEEDLTNNFTTNEIFSSRENLIEWVKGIANDLGFVVVTIRSDKATGQPGRKTFVLLGCERGGKYRKYKPDQPSAYGTRKCECPFQLRGKPSSNGDGWVLQVICGYHNHDLAKTLVGHPYAGRLNPTEQEVLVDMTKTQVTPANILLTLKQNNEHNVTTIKQVYTARYTYKRSLRGSRTELQQLMMMLDRNNYIHWSRCAEDSEVVSDLFWTHPDAIKLLNAFNVVLLMDSTYKTNKYRLPLLEIVGMTSTGLTYSVAFAFLSSERQNNFTWALQKLRGLFLTSDTGPQVIISDRDLSLMNSIGNVFPRSYQLLCRFHISKNVLAKCKMLLDCKEAWDGIMEEWENVMNCEDESMFGDYVIHFEYTYRSCPLLFEYVNNTWIIPYNTYFVKAWTNKVMHLGNTTTNRVESAHWNLKKVLGNSMGDLCSCWDAIHNVIVLQHNKIKASFEISLNLMSEAYKGIKYKKLVGRVSRYALGLIAKELERVHLVGLDTGRCGCILRRTYGVPCACELARYGPGMIPLREFHVMWTRLSISDIVSNESQPELSIQHELTMVEEKFKEVEIGGKVTIKQKLLDIVYLAMTSMIPPLHKVKTKGAQKKKLQRTERSTKRDPSYFEHVDTFQSTIESSSAKNKFQLKDKPRQRRRVPMINQFHPICQPYILNIVDVVADGHCGYRCIASSLGLGEDSWPIIRNDLYKELSQWRDEYATLVGGYDRLEQLRRSLMVDPQSAANATKWMTIPDIGYAIVNRYNVILVCLSHTQNYTIFPLRTRPPSDVQLQDGCPLPMTDVICSTNCYPEARMWSYSYTNRMQAFSELMGVTTSYVDLTDS, encoded by the exons ATGGACGAATATCATTATGGGATGGATTCTGAAATAAATTGTACCATGCAATCAgaattttcatcatttataaaTGAGGTTGCTGAGGAAGATCTGACGAATAATTTcacaacaaatgaaatattttcttctcgtgaaaacttaattgaatgGGTAAAAGGGATTGCAAATGATCTAGGATTTGTTGTGGTGACTATAAGATCCGATAAAGCTACCGGTCAACCTGGGAGGAAGACGTTTGTATTGCTAGGATGTGAAAGAGGcggaaaatatagaaaatacaaaCCCGACCAACCTAGTGCATATGGCACCCGAAAATGTGAGTGTCCTTTCCAGTTAAGGGGCAAACCATCTAGTAATGGCGATGGGTGGGTATTACAAGTGATATGTGGATACCATAACCACGATTTAGCAAAAACTTTAGTGGGGCATCCTTATGCTGGTAGGTTAAATCCTACTGAACAAGAAGTACTTGTTGATATGACTAAAACCCAAGTAACACCAgcaaatattttgttgactctgaaacaaaataatgaGCATAATGTAACTACAATAAAACAAGTTTACACAGCAAGGTATACATATAAACGCTCATTGAGAGGGTCGAGAACTGAGCTGCAAcaattgatgatgatgttggatcGAAATAATTACATACATTGGAGTAGATGTGCAGAGGATTCTGAAGTTGTTAGTGACCTCTTTTGGACACATCCCGATGCAATAAAGTTATTGAAtgcatttaatgttgttttgttaatgGATTCAacttacaaaacaaataaatatcgATTGCCATTGTTAGAGATTGTTGGTATGACATCTACTGGGTTAACCTACTCAGTCGCATTTGCATTTTTATCAAGTGAGcgtcaaaataattttacttgGGCTCTTCAAAAGCTTAGAGGTTTATTTTTGACATCTGATACCGGTCCACAAGTCATTATCAGCGATAGAGACTTGTCTTTGATGAATTCCATTGGCAATGTCTTTCCTCGGTCATATCAGTTGTTATGTCGCTTCcatatttcaaaaaatgtaCTAGCGAAGTGCAAAATGTTACTTGATTGTAAGGAAGCATGGGATGGCATAATGGAAGAATGGGAGAACGTCATGAATTGTGAAGATGAATCTATGTTTGGGGACTATGTGATTCACTTTGAATACACCTATCGTTCATGCcctttattatttgaatatgtgAATAATACTTGGATTATTCCATACAATACTTACTTTGTGAAGGCATGGACAAACAAAGTTATGCATTTAGGGAATACAACAACGAACAG ggTTGAGTCTGCTCATTGGAACTTAAAGAAAGTATTGGGAAACAGTATGGGAGATCTTTGTTCTTGTTGGGATGCCATTCATAATGTAATTGTGTTGCAACATAATAAGATCAAAGCGTCGTTCGAAATTAGTCTGAATCTTATGAGTGAAGCTTATAAAGgcataaaatacaaaaaacttGTTGGACGAGTATCCAGATATGCTTTAGGACTAATAGCTAAAGAATTAGAACGAGTGCATCTTGTCGGTCTCGATACGGGAAGATGTGGATGCATACTTAGACGGACGTACGGTGTCCCCTGTGCCTGTGAATTAGCACGTTATGGCCCTGGTATGATTCCTTTGCGTGAATTTCATGTAATGTGGACAAGATTGTCTATTTCAGATATTGTATCGAATGAATCACAGCCAGAGTTATCCATACAACATGAGCTGACTATGGTTGAAGAAAAATTTAAGGAGGTTGAGATTGGAGGTAAAGTGACAATTAAACAAAAGTTACTTGACATTGTTTATCTTGCAATGACATCTATGATACCTCCATTGCATAAAGTTAAGACGAAGGgtgcacaaaagaaaaaactccaGAGAACAGAGAGGTCTACGAAGCGTGATCCCTCATATTTTGAGCATGTAGACACATTTCAGTCAACAATTGAATCTTCATCtgcaaaaaacaaatttcaactaAAGGATAAACCTAGGCAACGAAGGAGAGTACCTATGataaatcaatttcatcctatttgTCAACCATACATTCTCAATATTGTTGATGTCGTTGCTGATGGTCACTGTGGTTATAGATGCATTGCTTCGTCATTAGGGTTAGGGGAAGATTCTTGGCCCATTATACGAAATGATCTCTATAAAGAATTGAGTCAGTGGCGTGATGAATATGCGACACTAGTGGGAGGCTATGATAGATTAGAACAACTGAGGAGGTCTTTGATGGTGGACCCACAATCAGCG GCTAATGCAACCAAGTGGATGACTATACCAGACATTGGGTATGCAATTGTTAATCGCTATAACGTCATCCTAGTTTGTCTTTCACATACTCAGAACTATACGATATTCCCACTACGTACCAGACCGCCTTCTGAT GTTCAACTACAAGATGGTTGTCCTTTGCCTATGACAGATGTGATATGCTCAACTAATTGTTATCCAGAGGCGCGAATGTGGTCATATTCGTATACAAATAGGATGCAAGCATTTTCAGAATTGATGGGTGTTACTACCTCCTATGTTGACTTAACGGATTCATGa
- the LOC108327357 gene encoding protein MAIN-LIKE 1-like, which translates to MACTRGGSSSHRGESSSQGERRRPTASARRRRGAVESDIHVEDQGDVRFHEDAVEDHEDVVEGGFPGGPLNASVLTHYIHHVAYAIWQGREREEIKLISHGKKLNRLGSCHEGIRDIVNGSGLMSLVGMSYDYVDRGLLLAFVERFHFETSSFHLPVGVDGGRAGAELTAAHGVKVRLSWLRDIYVEHCEQQQWEYAARAYLLHLVGCSIFADKTATSIRVSYLLLFRNVHTCGRYAWGVAALAYMYDQLGDANLASTRQMAGYLTLLQSWIYEHFPTLGRRRMVSSYMEDRPRAAKWESPRQGSTLLEVRVHLDALTYDSVIWYPYESHRESRPFYGVCMFSGWIRIGETLCRHFPERVLRQFGFQQSIPRDPPVVADADILATDDVWLHYRDHVVRGVSVSRFPSDCVDGYLHWFRIISHPYIIPAADDDRPSLAPRLRRDIPDEVPQRRRSAS; encoded by the exons ATGGCTTGTACTCGAGGAGGTTCCTCTTCACATCGCGGAGAGAGTTCGTCACAGGGTGAGAGGCGGAGACCTACAGCTTCTGCTCGTAGAAGACGTGGAGCAGTTGAGTCTGATATTCATGTTGAGGACCAAGGAGATGTGAGGTTTCACGAGGATGCAGTTGAGGATCATGAGGATGTTGTTGAAGGTGGATTTCCTGGAGGTCCATTAAATGCTTCCGTATTGACACATTACATTCACCATGTTGCTTATGCGATATGGCAGGGTCGG gAACGGGAGGAGATCAAGTTGATCTCCCATGGGAAGAAGTTAAACAGATTAGGATCCTGCCATGAGGGCATTAGAGACATCGTTAATGGTTCTGGTCTGATGTCTTTGGTGGGCATGTCATATGACTATGTCGATAGGGGTCTACTGCTGGCATTTGTAGAGAGATTTCATTTCGAGACTAGCAGTTTCCATCTCCCCGTGG GCGTGGATGGCGGGAGAGCTGGTGCTGAGTTAACTGCAGCTCACGGTGTGAAAGTTAGATTGAGCTGGCTTCGAGACATCTATGTTGAGCACTGTGAACAGCAACAGTGGGAGTATGCTGCCCGGGCATACTTGTTGCATCTAGTTGGATGCAGTATATTTGCTGATAAGACTGCAACATCCATTCGCGTGTCTTATCTTTTGCTCTTTAGAAACGTACACACATGTGGCCGATATGCCTGGGGCGTTGCTGCACTAGCATACATGTATGACCAGCTAGGAGATGCCAACTTGGCTTCGACCAGACAGATGGCAGGTTATTTGACTCTGTTACAG agTTGGATATATGAGCACTTCCCTACATTGGGAAGAAGGCGTATGGTGTCTTCATACATGGAAGACAGACCTCGTGCTGCAAAGTGGGAGTCACCAAGGCAAGGTTCCACCCTCTTAGAGGTCAGGGTACACTTGGATGCGCTTACATATGATTCAGTCATCTGGTACCCTTATGAGTCACATCGGGAGAGTCGTCCTTTTTACGGCGTGTGTATGTTCTCGGGATGGATCAGGATTGGTGAGACATTGTGTCGACATTTTCCTGAGCGTGTTTTGAGGCAGTTTGGATTTCAGCAGTCCATCCCTCGAGACCCACCCGTTGTTGCAGATGCGGACATACTGGCGACCGATGATGTGTGGTTGCACTATCGTGATCACGTTGTTAGGGGTGTGTCCGTAAGCAGATTCCCATCTGATTGTGTTGATGGTTACCTTCATTGGTTTAGGATCATATCTCATCCTTACATTATTCCTGCTGCTGATGACGACCGACCGAGTCTTGCTCCCAGACTCCGACGTGACATTCCTGATGAAGTGCCGCAGCGTCGTAGATCGGCCTCATAG
- the LOC108324333 gene encoding uncharacterized protein LOC108324333 isoform X2: protein MAKISVATALRTLFTVGGLLMLATLLYTLFTDGLPFRKELLTPWMGATLVDFYINVVALGIWVAYKESNLISSILWIILLVCLGSIATSAYIVVQFLKLSSQESSQDPMYYVLLRHPNKNGTAPQRKHFSVMTLRILFSILGVVMLGTLVYTLVTDGSPFRMELFTPWLIATLIDFYINVVALAVWVAYKESSWVSAVVWIILLICFGSITTCFYIAWQLFQISAQDPAYLVLVHHGDRKQI from the exons ATGGCGAAAATTTCAGTGGCAACCGCTTTGAGAACTCTCTTCACTGTTGGGGGACTTCTCATGCTTGCTACCCTTCTTTACACTCTCTTCACCGATGGTCTTCCGTTTCGTAAAGAACTTCTCACACC GTGGATGGGAGCAACTTTGGTTGATTTCTATATCAACGTTGTAGCTTTGGGT ATCTGGGTTGCTTACAAGGAATCAAACTTGATTAGCTCAATTCTGTggattattttacttgtttgCCTTGGAAG CATCGCTACATCTGCCTATATTGTCGTGCAATTTTTGAAGCTGTCATCTCAAGAATCTTCACAGGATCCAATGTATTATGTTCTGTTGCGACATCCGAACAA GAATGGCACAGCACCACAGAGAAAGCATTTTTCGGTCATGACCCTTAGAATACTTTTCAGCATTTTGGGGGTTGTCATGCTTGGAACTTTGGTGTACACTCTTGTCACTGATGGTTCTCCTTTCCGAATGGAGCTTTTTACTCC GTGGTTGATAGCAACACTAATTGACTTCTACATCAATGTGGTGGCTCTAGCA GTCTGGGTTGCCTACAAAGAATCCAGTTGGGTTTCTGCAGTCGTCTGGATAATTCTATTAATATGTTTTGGCAG CATTACTACTTGCTTCTACATCGCATGGCAGCTGTTTCAGATATCTGCTCAAGATCCTGCTTACCTTGTTTTAGTGCATCATGGGGACAG AAAACAAATATAA